A genomic segment from Janibacter sp. DB-40 encodes:
- a CDS encoding type IV toxin-antitoxin system AbiEi family antitoxin domain-containing protein, with protein sequence MDDRLRRRAEQNGDVFTWEDVRSCLLGEHDVRELVRAGEAVRVRRNAYVLEDRWRSARPAEQLALRVRAVLLGRPGHTASHQSALALHGIALWGVPTRVVDQMAPVPRTRTVSGVRTHPVDATTEPVHVGGHATVDIATAVVQVTLRHGVEAGVVALDDALHQRRCRLPTVQAAGERLARGPLDRARVTALVEQADPLCESVGESRTRLLLHGLGYDVRSQVSVSDDHGSFVGRVDFMVGGAVVVEFDGMVKYEGADGRGALAREKAREERLTALGCVVIRLVWADLDHPERVRARIDGALARVARRA encoded by the coding sequence GTGGATGATCGACTCCGACGACGGGCTGAGCAGAACGGCGACGTCTTCACCTGGGAGGACGTGCGCTCCTGCCTCCTGGGTGAGCACGACGTGCGGGAGCTCGTGCGCGCAGGGGAGGCGGTTCGGGTGCGGCGCAACGCCTACGTGCTCGAGGACCGATGGCGATCGGCGCGTCCGGCGGAGCAGCTCGCCCTGCGCGTCCGCGCGGTCCTGCTGGGCCGACCGGGTCACACGGCGAGCCACCAGAGCGCGCTCGCGCTCCACGGCATCGCGCTGTGGGGCGTGCCGACTCGCGTGGTCGACCAGATGGCCCCGGTGCCGCGCACCCGGACGGTCAGCGGTGTCCGGACGCATCCCGTGGATGCCACGACCGAACCGGTCCACGTCGGTGGTCACGCGACGGTGGACATCGCGACCGCGGTCGTGCAGGTCACGCTGCGGCACGGTGTCGAGGCAGGCGTGGTGGCACTGGACGACGCCCTGCACCAGCGCAGGTGCCGCCTGCCGACGGTGCAGGCGGCCGGTGAGCGGCTGGCACGCGGTCCACTGGACCGGGCGCGGGTGACGGCGCTGGTGGAGCAGGCGGATCCCTTGTGCGAGTCCGTCGGCGAGAGCCGGACGCGGCTGCTCCTGCACGGGCTCGGCTACGACGTGCGCAGCCAGGTGAGTGTGAGCGACGACCACGGGAGCTTCGTCGGCCGGGTCGACTTCATGGTGGGGGGAGCGGTCGTCGTGGAGTTCGACGGCATGGTCAAGTACGAGGGTGCCGACGGGCGTGGTGCCCTGGCGCGGGAGAAGGCACGCGAGGAGCGCCTCACCGCCCTCGGGTGTGTCGTCATCCGGCTCGTCTGGGCCGACCTGGACCACCCGGAGCGCGTGCGGGCGAGGATCGACGGTGCTCTGGCGAGGGTGGCTCGCCGAGCATGA
- a CDS encoding MaoC family dehydratase — translation MSTKTVPGNYFEDFSIGQEIRHATPRTVTDGDIALYTGLYGPRFAATSASTFAEAMGFARMPVDSLLAFHLVFGKSVPDISLNAVANLGYAGGRFGAPLHVGDTVTTTSTVIGLKENSNGRTGVVHVNSVGVNQRGEMVVDYVRWVMVHKKDPASPAPETVVPDLPGAVAAEDLHVPFDLTGREYDVDLAGSPFLWEDYEVGERIDHIDGMTIEESDHMLATRLYQNTAKVHFNQHAQSQSRIGRRLIYGGHIISLARALSFNGLANGQMIAAINAGAHANPTFAGDTVYAWSEVLESIELPGRTDVGALRLRTVATKDTPCADFPYKGEDGKYLPEVVLDLDYTVLMPRR, via the coding sequence ATGTCCACCAAGACGGTCCCCGGCAACTACTTCGAGGACTTCTCGATCGGTCAGGAGATCCGGCACGCGACGCCGCGCACGGTGACCGACGGCGACATCGCCCTCTACACCGGCTTGTACGGACCGCGCTTCGCCGCGACGAGCGCCTCGACCTTCGCCGAGGCGATGGGCTTCGCGCGGATGCCCGTCGACAGCCTGCTGGCCTTCCACCTCGTCTTCGGCAAGTCCGTCCCGGACATCTCGCTCAACGCCGTCGCCAACCTCGGGTACGCGGGCGGCCGCTTCGGGGCCCCGCTGCACGTCGGTGACACCGTGACGACGACCTCGACGGTCATCGGTCTGAAGGAGAACTCCAACGGCCGGACCGGCGTCGTCCACGTCAACTCCGTCGGCGTCAACCAGCGCGGCGAGATGGTCGTCGATTACGTCCGCTGGGTCATGGTCCACAAGAAGGACCCGGCCTCCCCCGCCCCCGAGACCGTCGTGCCCGACCTGCCCGGTGCGGTCGCGGCCGAGGACCTGCACGTCCCCTTCGACCTCACCGGTCGCGAGTACGACGTGGACCTGGCCGGCAGCCCCTTCCTCTGGGAGGACTACGAGGTCGGCGAGCGCATCGACCACATCGACGGCATGACCATCGAGGAGTCGGACCACATGCTCGCCACGCGGCTGTACCAGAACACCGCGAAGGTCCACTTCAACCAGCACGCCCAGTCGCAGTCGAGGATCGGCCGCCGGCTCATCTACGGCGGCCACATCATCAGCCTCGCCCGGGCCCTGTCCTTCAACGGCCTGGCGAACGGCCAGATGATCGCCGCGATCAACGCCGGCGCCCACGCCAACCCGACCTTCGCCGGCGACACCGTCTACGCGTGGTCCGAGGTCCTCGAGAGCATCGAGCTGCCCGGCCGCACCGACGTCGGAGCGCTGCGCCTGCGCACGGTCGCGACCAAGGACACCCCGTGCGCGGACTTCCCGTACAAGGGCGAGGACGGCAAGTACCTGCCGGAGGTCGTGCTCGACCTCGACTACACGGTGCTGATGCCGCGCCGCTGA
- a CDS encoding aminopeptidase P family protein produces the protein MSEEQQQADNRKRPTTDEFRAFVAQDWAPRSSERPPLTEAARRAAERRATVSAAHEGERLVVPAGGLKVRANDTDYVFRPHTAFAHLTGLGADREPDAVLVMEPLGGPDEQAGHEASLYFRPLAPRDSEEFFGDARYGEFWVGARPSIEDVESELGLTGRHVDQLEDAIGKDAGQIIVRMVRDADLALTARLDTVRVQGGASEESLVEADEALAHDLSHLRMVKDDWEVEQMQEAVDATRVGFEAVIRELPSLPERGRGERWVEGTFGLHARHQGNGVGYDSICASGDHANTLHWIKNTGDISEGDLILLDAGVELDSLFTADITRTLPVSGTFSETQREIHEAVVAAQAAGIAAVRPGAKFSDVHAAAIRVIAEHLHAWGLLPDGVSVEDTLDKEHGQYHRRWMVHGTSHHLGLDVHDCALATREEYMDAELAPGMVLTVEPGLYFKADDLKVPERFRGIGVRLEDDVVVTQDGCRNLSGEWPHSADEIEAWIAQVQAR, from the coding sequence ATGAGCGAGGAGCAGCAGCAGGCAGACAACCGCAAGCGACCGACGACGGACGAGTTCCGTGCCTTCGTGGCCCAGGACTGGGCGCCGCGGTCGAGCGAGCGTCCCCCGCTGACCGAGGCCGCGAGGCGCGCCGCCGAGCGCCGCGCCACCGTCTCCGCGGCCCACGAGGGCGAGCGCCTGGTCGTCCCGGCGGGTGGGTTGAAGGTGCGCGCCAACGACACCGACTACGTCTTCCGGCCGCACACCGCCTTCGCCCACCTCACCGGCCTGGGCGCCGACCGGGAGCCGGACGCCGTCCTGGTCATGGAGCCGCTCGGCGGCCCCGACGAGCAGGCCGGCCACGAGGCCTCGCTGTACTTCCGCCCCCTGGCGCCGCGCGACTCCGAGGAGTTCTTCGGGGACGCCCGCTACGGGGAGTTCTGGGTCGGCGCCCGCCCGTCGATCGAGGACGTCGAGTCCGAGCTGGGCCTCACGGGCCGCCACGTCGACCAGCTCGAGGACGCCATCGGCAAGGACGCCGGGCAGATCATCGTGCGGATGGTCCGCGACGCCGACCTCGCCCTGACCGCCCGCCTGGACACCGTGCGGGTGCAGGGCGGCGCGAGCGAGGAGAGTCTGGTCGAGGCCGACGAGGCCCTCGCCCACGACCTGTCCCACCTGCGGATGGTCAAGGACGACTGGGAGGTCGAGCAGATGCAGGAGGCCGTCGACGCCACCCGCGTCGGCTTCGAGGCGGTCATCCGCGAGCTGCCGAGCCTGCCCGAGCGCGGCCGCGGTGAGCGCTGGGTCGAGGGGACCTTCGGCCTGCACGCCCGCCACCAGGGCAACGGCGTGGGCTACGACTCGATCTGCGCCTCCGGTGACCACGCCAACACGCTGCACTGGATCAAGAACACCGGCGACATCTCCGAGGGCGACCTCATCCTGCTCGACGCCGGCGTCGAGCTCGACTCGCTCTTCACCGCCGACATCACCCGCACGCTGCCGGTGAGCGGGACCTTCAGCGAGACCCAGCGCGAGATCCACGAGGCGGTCGTCGCCGCGCAGGCCGCCGGGATCGCCGCGGTGCGGCCGGGCGCGAAGTTCTCCGACGTCCACGCCGCCGCCATCCGCGTCATCGCCGAACACCTGCACGCGTGGGGGCTGCTGCCCGATGGCGTCTCCGTCGAGGACACCCTCGACAAGGAGCACGGCCAGTACCACCGCCGCTGGATGGTGCACGGCACGAGCCACCACCTCGGCCTCGACGTCCACGACTGCGCCCTCGCCACGCGCGAGGAGTACATGGACGCCGAGCTCGCACCGGGCATGGTCCTCACCGTCGAGCCGGGCCTGTACTTCAAGGCGGACGACCTGAAGGTCCCCGAGCGCTTCCGTGGCATCGGCGTGCGCCTCGAGGACGACGTCGTCGTCACGCAGGACGGCTGTCGCAACCTCTCCGGCGAGTGGCCGCACTCCGCCGACGAGATCGAGGCGTGGATCGCGCAGGTCCAGGCCCGCTGA
- a CDS encoding PHP domain-containing protein, whose amino-acid sequence MIDLHTHSARSDGTDAPAELIAQAAEAGLSTIALTDHDTTVGWAEAAAAAQRHGITLVRGAELSTRHNRRSVHLLAYLFDPDEAELAEEMRRTREDRVPRLQRIVEHMAADGFPVTWEDVLAQVPEGPVSLGRPHLADALVAKGLAHDRSEVFARWLHNGSAFYEPHYATATADAVRLVRAAGGVPVLAHPFAVRRQRAVDGDDVAMLAEAGLVGIEADHRDLDDAGRTLARDLAADLDLVVTGSSDFHGDGKTNRLGENTTSPESLARIEAIASGATPLLR is encoded by the coding sequence GTGATCGACCTGCACACCCACTCCGCCCGCAGCGACGGGACGGACGCGCCCGCGGAGCTCATCGCCCAGGCCGCCGAGGCCGGGTTGAGCACGATCGCGCTCACCGACCACGACACGACCGTGGGCTGGGCCGAGGCCGCCGCCGCGGCGCAGCGCCACGGCATCACCCTCGTGCGCGGGGCCGAGCTGTCCACGCGCCACAACCGGCGCTCGGTGCACCTGCTGGCCTACCTCTTCGACCCCGACGAGGCGGAGCTGGCCGAGGAGATGCGCCGCACCCGCGAGGACCGGGTGCCGCGGCTGCAGCGGATCGTCGAGCACATGGCCGCCGACGGCTTCCCCGTGACCTGGGAGGACGTCCTGGCGCAGGTGCCCGAGGGGCCGGTCTCGCTCGGCCGACCGCACCTGGCCGATGCGCTCGTCGCGAAGGGACTCGCGCACGACCGCAGCGAGGTGTTCGCCCGCTGGCTGCACAACGGCTCGGCCTTCTACGAGCCCCACTACGCCACCGCGACCGCCGACGCGGTGCGCCTGGTCAGGGCGGCCGGCGGGGTGCCCGTCCTCGCCCACCCCTTCGCCGTGCGACGTCAGCGCGCGGTCGACGGCGACGACGTGGCGATGCTCGCCGAGGCCGGGCTCGTGGGCATCGAGGCGGACCACCGCGACCTCGACGACGCGGGCCGCACGCTCGCGCGCGACCTCGCCGCCGACCTCGACCTCGTCGTCACCGGCAGCAGCGACTTCCACGGGGACGGCAAGACCAACCGGTTGGGGGAGAACACCACGTCGCCGGAGTCGCTCGCACGCATCGAGGCCATCGCCTCCGGTGCCACACCGCTCCTGCGCTGA
- a CDS encoding DUF2252 domain-containing protein has translation MSDSRRQQYVIETLETAFADLMRADPAAFRVKYRKMADNPFAFYRGTACLFHRDLAASEQPWADERTGRVWIHGDLHPENFGTYINSHGELVFDVNDFDEAYVGPFSWDLRRFVAGFAVMAWQKALPEHTVRDLAAGYLRAYLERVHGFVEGAGDEEFALRLGNTTGALHETLQAARRQSRAAMLDSMTEIRGDGRLFTDAKGVRRLDEAERDVVLEAYRRYLETIPEAKRVERETFYQVKDVVGRSGFGIGSAGLPAYSILIEGFNEAHENDIVLSMKQANRPALEGVVEVPTMAELFTHEGERTVISQRALQVHADPLLGYTTIDGVGYLVDEVSPYELDLSWDDLNEPADMESVVDALGRATAKIHCVSDADSDHTVVDFQTEEAIVEVLQGREEEFVREIVDFGVEYAQRVREDHALFVEAFREGRIGQVASV, from the coding sequence ATGAGCGACAGCCGCCGCCAGCAGTACGTCATCGAGACGCTCGAGACCGCCTTCGCCGACCTGATGCGGGCCGACCCGGCCGCCTTCCGGGTGAAGTACCGCAAGATGGCCGACAACCCCTTCGCCTTCTACCGCGGGACCGCGTGCCTCTTCCACCGCGACCTCGCCGCCTCCGAGCAGCCGTGGGCCGACGAGCGCACCGGCCGGGTGTGGATCCACGGCGACCTGCACCCGGAGAACTTCGGGACCTACATCAACTCCCACGGCGAGCTCGTCTTCGACGTCAACGACTTCGACGAGGCCTACGTGGGGCCCTTCTCGTGGGACCTGCGCCGTTTCGTCGCCGGCTTCGCGGTCATGGCGTGGCAGAAGGCGCTGCCGGAGCACACCGTGCGCGACCTGGCCGCCGGCTACCTGCGGGCCTACCTCGAGCGGGTCCACGGCTTCGTCGAGGGGGCCGGTGACGAGGAGTTCGCGCTGCGGCTGGGCAACACGACGGGGGCGCTGCACGAGACCCTGCAGGCCGCCCGGCGGCAGAGCCGGGCGGCGATGCTCGACTCGATGACCGAGATCAGGGGTGACGGGCGCCTGTTCACCGATGCGAAGGGGGTCCGTCGCCTGGACGAGGCCGAGCGCGACGTGGTGCTCGAGGCCTACCGGCGGTACCTGGAGACGATCCCCGAGGCGAAGCGGGTGGAGCGGGAGACCTTCTACCAGGTCAAGGACGTCGTGGGGCGCTCGGGCTTCGGCATCGGCAGCGCGGGTCTGCCCGCGTACAGCATCCTCATCGAGGGGTTCAACGAGGCGCACGAGAACGACATCGTCCTGTCGATGAAGCAGGCCAACCGGCCCGCGCTCGAGGGCGTCGTCGAGGTACCGACGATGGCGGAGCTGTTCACCCACGAGGGTGAGCGGACGGTCATCAGCCAGCGGGCGCTGCAGGTGCACGCCGACCCGCTGCTCGGGTACACGACGATCGACGGCGTCGGCTACCTCGTCGACGAGGTCTCGCCGTACGAGCTCGACCTGTCCTGGGACGACCTGAACGAGCCGGCCGACATGGAGTCGGTCGTCGACGCGCTCGGCCGGGCGACGGCCAAGATCCACTGCGTCTCCGACGCCGACAGCGACCACACGGTCGTCGACTTCCAGACGGAGGAGGCGATCGTCGAGGTGCTGCAGGGGCGGGAGGAGGAGTTCGTCCGGGAGATCGTCGACTTCGGGGTCGAGTACGCGCAGCGGGTGCGGGAGGACCACGCGCTCTTCGTCGAGGCCTTCCGCGAGGGGCGTATCGGGCAGGTCGCCTCGGTCTGA
- a CDS encoding ParA family protein, which yields MARAKKSAIIAVANQKGGVAKTTSVASIGAAMAEEGRRVLLVDLDPQASLTFSLGIDPDVVEVSIHEVLLGQAEVADAILEASEGVDLLPSTIDLAGAEAQLLTRPGREFVLQSVLEEVRTDYDVILLDCSPSLGVLTLAALTAATGLIIPMQAEMLSHRGVGQLLDTVRDVKKLLNKKLKTIGILPTMYDGRSNHAREVLDDLGGRYQLPVLSPPIPRTVRFAEAPAAGRSILDTARSSKGASAYREVTERILETI from the coding sequence GTGGCACGAGCCAAGAAGTCAGCGATCATCGCCGTCGCGAACCAGAAGGGCGGTGTCGCCAAGACGACGTCCGTGGCATCGATCGGTGCGGCGATGGCCGAGGAGGGACGGCGGGTGCTGCTCGTCGACCTCGACCCCCAGGCGAGCCTGACCTTCAGCCTCGGGATCGACCCAGATGTCGTCGAGGTGTCCATCCACGAGGTGCTGCTGGGCCAGGCGGAGGTCGCCGACGCGATCCTCGAGGCCAGTGAGGGTGTCGACCTGCTGCCGTCGACGATCGACCTCGCCGGGGCCGAGGCGCAGCTGCTGACGCGGCCCGGGCGAGAGTTCGTCCTCCAATCGGTCCTGGAGGAGGTGCGCACCGACTACGACGTCATCCTCCTGGACTGCAGCCCGAGCCTGGGGGTGCTGACGCTGGCGGCGCTGACCGCGGCGACCGGCCTGATCATCCCGATGCAGGCCGAGATGCTCAGTCACCGCGGGGTCGGCCAGCTCCTCGACACCGTGCGCGACGTCAAGAAGCTGCTGAACAAGAAGCTGAAGACCATCGGCATCCTGCCGACCATGTACGACGGTCGCTCCAACCACGCCCGCGAGGTGCTCGACGACCTCGGCGGTCGCTACCAGCTGCCGGTGCTCTCGCCGCCCATCCCGCGCACCGTCCGCTTCGCCGAGGCGCCGGCGGCCGGGCGATCCATCCTCGACACCGCCCGCTCCAGCAAGGGCGCGTCCGCCTACCGCGAGGTCACCGAGCGGATCCTCGAGACCATCTGA
- a CDS encoding DEAD/DEAH box helicase, with amino-acid sequence MTDTSTSEFTESVDEAVQATPDVEGTAPQATQQTFADFDVRPEIVEALADGGIIHPFPIQAMTLPVALDRHDIIGQAKTGTGKTLGFGVPMLNRIETDTDDPRPQALAVAPTRELAGQVAADLERAGKRLGIKVLTVYGGRAYEPQIDALKAGVHVVVGTPGRLIDLAQQKHLDLSATKTVVLDEADEMLDLGFLPDVEKIMAMTNPSRHTMLFSATMPGAIVALARRYMTQPTHIRAMSEDGDAKDSHTVKATEQFVYRAHAMDKVEMIARILQAKDRGLTIIFSRTKRTAAKVADELADRGFAAASIHGDLGQGAREQALRAFRNGKVDVLVATDVAARGIDVDNVTHVINYQCPDDEKTYVHRIGRTGRAGHTGIAVTFVDWDDETKWSMVNRQLDLGIPEALETYSSSPHLFTDLNIPEGTKGRLPRSQRTRAGLDAEELEDVGETGKSGGRRQGGGRSGGGRSGGRDGGGRSGGQSEAKGDSGSSEGRPRRRRNRRRTRGGQSQAGQSNNG; translated from the coding sequence ATGACCGACACCAGCACGTCCGAATTCACCGAATCCGTCGACGAGGCGGTTCAGGCCACGCCCGACGTCGAGGGCACCGCCCCGCAGGCGACCCAGCAGACCTTCGCGGACTTCGACGTCCGTCCCGAGATCGTCGAAGCGCTGGCCGACGGCGGGATCATCCACCCCTTCCCCATCCAGGCGATGACGCTGCCGGTCGCCCTGGACCGGCACGACATCATCGGCCAGGCCAAGACCGGTACCGGCAAGACGCTCGGCTTCGGTGTCCCGATGCTCAACCGCATCGAGACCGACACCGACGACCCCCGACCGCAGGCCCTCGCCGTCGCCCCCACCCGTGAGCTGGCCGGCCAGGTCGCCGCCGACCTCGAGCGCGCCGGCAAGCGTCTGGGCATCAAGGTGCTCACCGTCTACGGCGGTCGCGCCTACGAGCCACAGATCGACGCGCTCAAGGCGGGCGTGCACGTCGTCGTCGGCACCCCCGGGCGCCTCATCGACCTCGCCCAGCAGAAGCACCTCGACCTGTCCGCCACGAAGACCGTCGTCCTCGACGAGGCCGACGAGATGCTCGACCTGGGCTTCCTGCCCGACGTCGAGAAGATCATGGCGATGACCAACCCGTCGCGGCACACGATGCTCTTCTCCGCGACGATGCCCGGAGCGATCGTCGCCCTGGCCCGTCGATACATGACCCAGCCGACGCACATCCGCGCGATGAGCGAGGACGGCGACGCCAAGGACAGCCACACCGTCAAGGCGACCGAGCAGTTCGTCTACCGCGCCCACGCGATGGACAAGGTCGAGATGATCGCCCGCATCCTGCAGGCCAAGGACCGCGGCCTGACGATCATCTTCTCCCGCACCAAGCGCACCGCCGCCAAGGTCGCCGACGAACTGGCCGACCGGGGCTTCGCCGCGGCGTCGATCCACGGTGACCTCGGCCAGGGTGCGCGCGAGCAGGCGCTGCGGGCCTTCCGCAACGGCAAGGTCGACGTGCTCGTCGCCACCGACGTCGCCGCCCGCGGCATCGACGTCGACAACGTCACGCACGTCATCAACTACCAGTGCCCGGACGACGAGAAGACCTACGTCCACCGCATCGGGCGCACCGGCCGCGCCGGCCACACCGGCATCGCCGTGACCTTCGTCGACTGGGACGACGAGACCAAGTGGTCGATGGTCAACCGCCAGCTCGACCTGGGCATCCCGGAGGCTCTGGAGACCTACTCCAGCAGCCCGCACCTCTTCACCGACCTCAACATCCCCGAGGGCACCAAGGGCCGCCTGCCCCGCTCCCAGCGCACCCGCGCCGGCCTCGACGCCGAGGAGCTCGAGGACGTCGGCGAGACCGGCAAGTCCGGTGGGCGTCGTCAGGGCGGCGGCCGCTCCGGTGGCGGCCGTTCCGGCGGCCGTGACGGTGGTGGTCGTTCCGGCGGCCAGAGCGAGGCGAAGGGTGACTCCGGCAGCTCCGAGGGCCGCCCGCGTCGCCGCCGCAACCGTCGTCGCACCCGCGGCGGCCAGTCGCAGGCGGGCCAGTCCAACAACGGCTGA
- a CDS encoding ferritin-like fold-containing protein, with the protein MSEQVTPSSAGGLGEREREGTIELLGVIAYGAISGFTRMAADSEMADDLALKRALAGMAVSEFHNHELLTDRIVELGGDPNAAMAPFRPAFDAYHARTRPRNLLEGLVKAYIGDGIATDFFLEISRYVEEESRAIIEQASTSHRDVETIVTAVRSGIAEEPRRGGPLALWGRRLVGEALTQGQVVAAEREALSELVLGLSHDRPGATLHEVGELMQRLTDRHQLRMGRLGLSA; encoded by the coding sequence ATGAGCGAGCAGGTAACTCCTTCGTCCGCCGGGGGTCTCGGGGAGCGCGAGCGGGAGGGCACGATCGAGCTGCTCGGCGTGATCGCCTACGGCGCGATCTCGGGCTTCACCCGGATGGCCGCGGACTCGGAGATGGCTGATGATCTCGCCCTCAAGCGTGCCCTGGCCGGGATGGCGGTCTCGGAATTCCACAACCACGAGCTGCTCACCGACCGGATCGTCGAGCTCGGTGGTGACCCCAACGCCGCGATGGCGCCCTTCCGGCCCGCCTTCGACGCCTACCACGCCCGCACCCGTCCCCGGAACCTCCTCGAAGGCCTGGTCAAGGCCTACATCGGGGACGGGATCGCCACCGACTTCTTCCTCGAGATCTCGCGGTACGTCGAGGAGGAATCGCGCGCGATCATCGAGCAGGCGAGCACCAGCCACCGGGACGTCGAGACGATCGTCACGGCGGTGCGGAGCGGCATCGCCGAGGAGCCGCGGCGCGGCGGGCCGCTCGCCCTGTGGGGCCGGCGGCTCGTCGGCGAGGCGCTCACCCAGGGGCAGGTGGTCGCCGCGGAGCGGGAGGCGCTCAGCGAGTTGGTGCTCGGCCTGAGCCACGACCGGCCCGGTGCCACGCTGCACGAGGTCGGCGAGCTGATGCAGCGGCTGACCGACCGCCACCAGCTGCGCATGGGGCGCCTGGGCCTGTCCGCCTGA
- a CDS encoding GlsB/YeaQ/YmgE family stress response membrane protein, translating to MWTIIVTIIVGAIIGALARLVLPGKQSISTLVTVILGILGSLIGSWAYTALSGNETTSGIDWIAFILGVLVAAVLIVIYGMVVGRKQV from the coding sequence GTGTGGACCATCATCGTCACGATCATCGTCGGCGCCATCATCGGTGCGCTGGCACGCCTAGTCCTTCCCGGCAAGCAGAGCATCTCGACCCTCGTCACGGTGATCCTCGGCATCCTCGGATCCCTCATCGGGTCGTGGGCCTACACCGCGCTCTCCGGTAACGAGACGACGAGCGGGATCGACTGGATCGCCTTCATCCTCGGCGTGCTCGTCGCCGCGGTCCTCATCGTCATCTACGGGATGGTCGTCGGCCGCAAGCAGGTCTGA
- a CDS encoding DUF3107 domain-containing protein produces the protein MEVKIGVQNVARELVLDASGTEDEIETAVKSALDGGALVLTDDKGRRVMVPAGALGYVEVGEPSRGRVGFGA, from the coding sequence GTGGAGGTCAAGATCGGCGTGCAGAACGTCGCCCGCGAGCTCGTCCTGGACGCGAGCGGCACCGAGGACGAGATCGAGACCGCGGTGAAGAGCGCTCTCGACGGTGGTGCCCTCGTGCTCACCGACGACAAGGGCCGTCGCGTCATGGTCCCGGCCGGTGCGCTCGGCTACGTCGAGGTCGGCGAGCCCAGCCGTGGACGGGTCGGCTTCGGGGCCTGA
- a CDS encoding TetR/AcrR family transcriptional regulator produces the protein MSPTAPGARVQRMPRAQRRAQLLDAALNVFVSKGYHSAAMEDIADEAGVSKPVLYQHFPGKLDLYLALLDTQCDHLEALVLEALESSNEHEERVYATVRAFFAFVADEGGAFRLIYESDLTNDPKVRHRLDALEAQLGDAIAQRIMQDTTLPQELAEMLGLAMSGAAQVMARTWLAHGDQFSQEVAAQAAGHLAWRGIGSFPVNRMGTDPAPETESGK, from the coding sequence ATGAGCCCGACCGCGCCCGGCGCCCGAGTCCAGCGGATGCCGCGTGCCCAGCGCCGCGCCCAGCTGCTCGACGCTGCACTCAACGTCTTCGTGTCCAAGGGCTACCACTCGGCGGCGATGGAGGACATCGCCGACGAGGCGGGCGTCTCCAAGCCGGTGCTCTACCAGCACTTCCCGGGCAAGCTCGACCTCTACCTCGCGCTGCTCGACACCCAGTGCGACCACCTCGAGGCCCTCGTCCTGGAGGCCCTGGAGTCCAGCAACGAGCACGAGGAGCGGGTCTACGCGACGGTGCGCGCCTTCTTCGCCTTCGTCGCGGACGAGGGCGGCGCCTTCCGCCTGATCTACGAGTCCGACCTGACCAACGACCCCAAGGTGCGTCACCGCCTCGACGCGCTCGAGGCCCAGCTCGGCGACGCGATCGCCCAACGGATCATGCAGGACACGACCCTGCCGCAGGAGCTCGCCGAGATGCTCGGGCTGGCGATGTCCGGCGCCGCGCAGGTGATGGCCCGAACGTGGCTCGCCCACGGCGACCAGTTCTCCCAGGAGGTCGCCGCGCAGGCAGCCGGTCACCTGGCGTGGCGGGGCATCGGCTCCTTCCCGGTCAACCGCATGGGCACCGACCCCGCCCCGGAGACCGAGTCGGGCAAGTGA